In Bacteroidales bacterium, the sequence CACAGAAATCATGAGCCTTGAAAATAGGGTGATTTTCATGGATTAAAGGCTTTAGGGATATACTTTTAAAGTAACAAAAATTCCCGAATATTCCAAAGGAAGTTTCCAACCGGCTAATTCCTGCAAATTATTGTATTTTTGCTTGCTAAAATTCATATGCTGAACATGCAGGAACAACGGATAAAAATAGGACTTGTGCAACACAGCTGTGCCGAAGATGTAAATGTCAACCTCGACAGGGCAATCCAGGGGATAACGACCGCAGCAAGAAGTGGTGCAAATATTGTGTGCCTTCAGGAACTGTTCATGACCCGTTATTTCTGTGATACAGAAGACTACCAGAATTTCAACTATGCCGAGATCATCCCGGGACCTACCACTACAAAATTCCAGGAACTGGCAAAGGAACTCAACGTGGTTATAGTAGCCTCTTTATTTGAAAAACTCGATGCAGGTGTATACTTCAATACCGCTGCTGTTATTGATGCCGATGGTTCATACCTTGGCAAATACAGGAAAAGCCATATTCCTGATGATCCGGGTTATTATGAAAAGTTTTATTTTTCACCCGGGGATACAGGTTACAAGGTGTTTCCTACCCGTTACGGCAGAATCGGTGTGCTGGTTTGCTGGGATCAATGGTATCCGGAAGCCGCCAGGATCACCAGCCTGATGGGCGCACAAATACTTTTTTATCCTACTGCCATTGGCTGGGCTACTTCGCAGACTACTGGCGTAAATGAAGAACAGTACCAGGCCTGGCAAACCATACAGCGGTCACATGCCATTGCCAACGGGGTGCATGTTGTAGCCGTTAACCGCTGTGGTTTTGAAAAGGAAATGCAATTCTGGGGCGGATCTTTCGTTGCGAATCCGTTCGGTTCTGTGATTTACCAGGGACCTCATGATACCGAAGATACCCATGTTGTCGAAATTGATCTTTCAGAATCGGATTTCTACAGGGTTCACTGGCCTTTCATGCGCGATCGAAGGATTGATACATACAACCCTCTCATTAACCGCTATTTAAAATC encodes:
- a CDS encoding carbon-nitrogen hydrolase, with amino-acid sequence MLAKIHMLNMQEQRIKIGLVQHSCAEDVNVNLDRAIQGITTAARSGANIVCLQELFMTRYFCDTEDYQNFNYAEIIPGPTTTKFQELAKELNVVIVASLFEKLDAGVYFNTAAVIDADGSYLGKYRKSHIPDDPGYYEKFYFSPGDTGYKVFPTRYGRIGVLVCWDQWYPEAARITSLMGAQILFYPTAIGWATSQTTGVNEEQYQAWQTIQRSHAIANGVHVVAVNRCGFEKEMQFWGGSFVANPFGSVIYQGPHDTEDTHVVEIDLSESDFYRVHWPFMRDRRIDTYNPLINRYLKS